The Rhododendron vialii isolate Sample 1 chromosome 6a, ASM3025357v1 genome includes a window with the following:
- the LOC131331448 gene encoding uncharacterized protein LOC131331448 → MGQRANNRNAQERFQHSGETISRQFHNVLNALNAMAIDWVRPWPQQGVHSKIANNPRYYPHFKDCIGAIDGTHIKAHPPTDDPIQKWIGRKGYPTQNIMAACDFDMCFTFVLSGWEGSAHDTRIFYDCIRNPALNFPTPQGGDQISCLQIEE, encoded by the exons ATGGGCCAACGAGCTAATAATAGAAATGCCCAAGAACGTTTTCAACATTCAGGGGAGACTATATCAAGGCAGTTCCATAATGTGCTAAACGCCCTCAATGCCATGGCTATTGATTGGGTTAGACCATGGCCTCAACAAGGAGTGCATAGCAAAATAGCTAACAATCCAAGATATTATCCACATTTCAAG GACTGCATTGGGGCTATTGATGGCACTCACATAAAAGCCCACCCACCTACGGACGACCCTATACAGAAATGGATTGGTCGTAAAGGATATCCAACACAAAACATTATGGCCGCATGTGACTTTGATATGTGCTTCACGTTCGTGTTATCGGGATGGGAAGGAAGTGCGCACGACACAAGAATTTTTTATGATTGTATAAGAAATCCTGCGTTAAATTTTCCAACACCACAAGGAG GCGACCAAATTTCTTGCCTTCAGATCGAGGAGTAG
- the LOC131331444 gene encoding tRNA(His) guanylyltransferase 2-like isoform X1, which produces MANSKYEYVKSFEEEDEVMLPNLIVVRIKGRNFRRFSDVHKFEKPNDEKALNLMNTCAAAILEEYPDIVFSYGFRDEYSFVFKKKSAFYKRRASKILSVVVSLFSSVYVTKWKDDFPQMELRFPPSFQSRIITCASMVVLQAYLTWRQNDCHVQNQCNTCLWMLIKCGKSEREAQEVLKGTGKQEKNELLFQQFGINYKKLPPMFRQGSCVLRRAKRFKSEGEDIDKYKDGETLVKSPGRNVILVHSGNIASRSFWSEHSGLLKELGSFEEDINKVKPEYVKSFEFERKLLPSTWIMVRIDGRHFHGFSEEHEFEKPNDGQALNLMNSCAVAVMEEFKDVVFSYGVSDEFSFVLKRDSQFHDRHASGIVSVIVSFFSSMYVMKWKGFFPQKELKNPPPSFDGRAVCYPSKEILLDYLAWRQVDCHINNQYNTCFWILVKSGQSKSEAQDYLKGTRAQEKSELLVQQFGIDYQTLPAMFRQGSSVFWDKEDPTERYGDGPDGKSRKKVVVEHCNIIEQSFWEAHPNILDEDR; this is translated from the exons ATGGCAAACAGCAAATACGAGTACGTGAAATCAttcgaagaagaagatgaagttatgcTGCCTAATTTGATTGTTGTTCGGATCAAGGGCCGCAATTTTCGCAG gTTTTCTGATGTTCACAAGTTTGAGAAACCAAACGATGAGAAAGCTTTGAATTTGATGAACACTTGTGCCGCTGCCATTTTGGAAGAGTATCCAGATATTGTCTTCTCTTACGGATTCAGGGATGAGTACAG ctttgttttcaaaaagaagTCCGCATTTTACAAGAGGCGTGCAAG cAAAATACTCTCGGTCGTTGTATCCCTCTTCTCATCTGTATATGTGACAAAGTGGAAGGATGATTTTCCTCAGATGGAGTTGAGGTTCCCTCCTTCATTTCAATCTCGTATCATAACCTGTGCATCAATGGTGGTTCTTCAAGCATACCTTACATGGAGACAAAACGATT GTCATGTCCAAAACCAGTGTAATACTTGTCTTTGGATGCTGATCAAATGTGGGAAGAGTGAAAGGGAAGCACAAGAAGTTCTGAAG GGAACTGGGaaacaagagaaaaatgagCTGCTTTTCCAACAGTTTGGTATCAACTACAAAAAACTTCCTCCAATGTTCCGCCAAGGGTCATGCGTTCTCAGGAGGGCAAAGAGATTCAAGTCAGAG GGGGAAGATATTGATAAATATAAAGACGGTGAAACTCTTGTTAAAAGTCCTGGGAGGAACGTAATTTTGGTCCATTCAGGAAATATAGCATCAAGAAGCTTCTGGAGTGAGCACTCGGGTCTCCTGAAGGAGCTAGGTAGTTTTgaagaggacatcaacaaagtTAAACCTGAATATGTCAAGTCCTTCGAATTTGAGCGCAAGTTGTTGCCTTCTACTTGGATCATGGTCAGAATTGATGGCCGTCACTTTCACgg ATTTTCTGAAGAGCATGAATTTGAGAAGCCAAACGATGGGCAGGCTTTGAACCTTATGAATTCATGTGCGGTGGCTGTGATGGAAGAGTTCAAGGATGTAGTCTTCTCATATGGTGTCAGTGACGAGTTCAG ctttGTTTTGAAGAGGGATTCCCAGTTCCATGACCGGCATGCCAG TGGCATTGTGTCTGTcattgtatcatttttctcttccatgTATGTAATGAAGTGGAAAGGTTTCTTCCCACAGAAAGAGTTGAAGAACCCTCCTCCAAGTTTTGATGGACGGGCTGTATGTTATCCATCAAAGGAGATTCTTCTAGATTACCTAGCATGGAGACAAGTTGATT GTCACATTAACAATCAGTACAATACTTGTTTCTGGATTCTCGTCAAGTCCGGCCAGAGTAAAAGTGAAGCTCAGGACTACCTAAAG GGTACTCGAGCACAAGAGAAAAGTGAATTGCTTGTCCAGCAATTTGGTATTGACTACCAGACATTACCAGCCATGTTCCGTCAGGGATCCTCTGTTTTCTGGGACAAG GAGGATCCAACTGAGAGGTACGGTGATGGACCTGATGGAAAATCTCGGAAGAAAGTTGTGGTGGAACACTGTAACATAATTGAGCAGAGCTTTTGGGAAGCTCACCCAAATATACTTGATGAAGACCGTTAG
- the LOC131330285 gene encoding probable glycosyltransferase At3g07620 gives MRQLQGTSLRMSIFFLVTSFAIVILVAITNTSKGLSLFFLPLSRWSRTGGISYLSSSSSSSSSSFSNFSFTDDTRQGGATIKSGFRRSKKKIDEKLGRVEAGLARARALIRDAVINQNRSSPLDGDSDYIPQGDIYLNAYAFRRSYHLMERMFRIYIYEEGEPPLFHTGPCKDIYSMEGIFIKLMETNTRFRTRDPDRAHVYYLPFSVVMILQTLFDPVTQSKSVLKWVIRSYIRLISTKYPYWNKSLGADHFMLSCHDWGPRATRYVPQLYSTSIRVLCNANTSERFNPKKDASLPEINLKTGEIEGLTGGLPLSNRTVLAFFAGGAHGNIRLALLKHWMEKDEDVRVYKYLPEGKSYPDMMKKSKYCICPSGWEVASPRIVEAIYAECVPVLISQNYVLPFSDVLNWNSFSVQVSVSEIPNLKNILVGIPEDRYLRLQEGVRQVQRHFLVNDPPKRFDVFYMIIHSIWLRRLNVVVYI, from the exons atgaggCAGTTACAAGGAACAAGCCTACGTATGAGCATCTTCTTCTTGGTGACTTCATTTGCCATTGTTATTCTGGTTGCAATAACAAATACTTCCAAAGGATtatctttgttctttcttccaCTGTCAAGATGGTCACGGACTGGTGGCATTTCCTACctttcttcatcttcatcttcatcttcatcttccttTTCCAACTTCTCCTTTACC GATGACACAAGGCAAGGTGGTGCCACTATCAAATCTGGTTTCAGAAGAAGTAAGAAGAAGATAGATGAAAAACTAGGGAGGGTTGAAGCAGGACTTGCTAGAGCCAGAGCTCTGATCAGAGATGCCGTGATCAATCAGAACCGTTCATCGCCTCTTGATGGAGATTCAGATTATATTCCACAAGGGGACATTTATCTGAATGCTTATGCTTTCCGCAG AAGTTACCATTTAATGGAAAGGATGTTTAGAATATATATCTACGAAGAAGGAGAGCCACCACTATTTCACACTGGTCCTTGCAAGGACATATACTCCATGGAAGGAATTTTCATCAAGTTGATGGAAACAAACACTCGATTTCGCACCCGTGATCCTGATCGAGCTCATGTTTACTACCTTCCGTTTAGTGTGGTGATGATCCTCCAAACCCTCTTTGACCCGGTCACCCAAAGCAAATCCGTCCTAAAATGGGTAATCCGTAGTTATATTCGTCTCATTTCTACGAAGTACCCGTATTGGAACAAAAGCCTCGGAGCCGATCATTTCATGCTCTCTTGCCATGATTGG GGCCCACGTGCAACTCGGTATGTTCCTCAATTATATTCCACTTCAATTCGGGTACTATGCAACGCAAACACATCCGAGCGCTTCAATCCGAAGAAAGATGCATCATTGCCAGAAATCAACTTAAAAACAGGCGAAATTGAAGGGCTCACCGGTGGCTTGCCCCTTTCTAACCGCACGGTCCTGGCGTTCTTTGCAGGGGGTGCACATGGTAACATTCGGCTTGCTCTTCTAAAACACTGGATGGAAAAAGATGAAGATGTACGAGTTTACAAATATCTTCCGGAGGGAAAGTCATACCCAGACATGATGAAGAAGAGCAAGTACTGCATTTGCCCGAGCGGGTGGGAAGTTGCGAGCCCAAGGATCGTGGAGGCGATTTATGCAGAGTGCGTGCCGGTATTGATTTCCCAGAACTATGTGCTCCCGTTTAGCGATGTTTTGAATTGGAACTCGTTTTCGGTTCAGGTTTCGGTGAGTGAGATACCGAATTTGAAGAATATTCTGGTGGGCATACCGGAGGATCGGTATCTAAGATTGCAAGAGGGAGTGAGGCAGGTGCAAAGGCATTTTTTGGTGAATGATCCTCCTAAGAGATTTGATGTGTTTTATATGATAATTCACTCGATTTGGCTGAGAAGATTGAATGTTGTTGTTTATATATAG
- the LOC131331443 gene encoding pentatricopeptide repeat-containing protein At2g35130-like isoform X2, which translates to MLISQSALNYVLVRPRSCKTDFICRANKSDEEPIQKFKRDSLYIDKHGKFQHFNHKKVSRKKGGSLRGQGWKYGSGFVDGIFPVLSPMAQQILKFVQKEEDVNRIHDSLGTLPPTNTTWDDIISGLVQLRLNKDWDQIIVVCEWILHKSSFHPDVICYNLLIDAYGQKSLYQKAESTYLNLLQGRCIPTEDTYALLVKAYCISCLLAKAEAVFDEMRKNGHPPSTVVYNAYMNGLLKGTNSQKAVEIFERMKRDHCEPSTETYTMMINLYGKANQSYMALKLFHEMRSQKCKPNICTYTALINAFARDGLCEKAEEIFEQLQKAGHEPDVYTYNALMEAYSRAGSPYAAAEIFSLMQHMGCEPDRASYNIMVDAYGRAGLHEDAQAVFEEMKQLGITPTMKSHMLLLSAYSKVGNVAKCEEIVNQMQKSGLQPDTFVFNSMLNLYGRIGQLEKMEELLKVMENGPLSADITTYNILINAYGRAGFFEKMEELFQLLPVKKLKPNVMTWTSRLGAYSRKKQYNRCLEIFEEMIDDGCYPDGGTCKVLLNACSSEDQIEQATAVIRAVHKEMDTTLPA; encoded by the exons At GTTGATTTCTCAATCTGCATTGAATTATGTCTTGGTGAGACCAAGAAGTTGTAAGACTGATTTCATATGTAGAGCAAACAAATCTGATGAGGAACCTATTCAGAAGTTCAAACGCGACAGTCTATATATTGACAAGCATGGCAAATTTCAACACTTCAATCACAAGAAAGTTTCCAGAAAGAAAG GTGGCTCTTTAAGGGGACAAGGGTGGAAATATGGATCTGGATTTGTTGATGGAATTTTTCCAGTGCTGAGCCCAATGGCTCAACAAATTTTGAAGTTTGTGCAGAAGGAAGAGGATGTAAATAGGATACATGATTCTCTTGGAACTCTTCCTCCCACTAACACCACATGGGATGATATCATCAGTGGTTTGGTGCAGCTTCGTTTGAACAAGGACTGGGATCAAATCATAGTG GTCTGTGAATGGATTTTGCATAAGAGTTCCTTCCATCCTGACGTTATCTGCTACAATTTGCTTATTGATGCTTATGGACAGAAGTCACTATATCAGAAGGCAGAATCCACTTATTTGAACCTTCTACAAGGTCGATGTATTCCCACTGAAGATACTTATGCTCTTCTAGTAAAGGCCTACTGCATATCTTGCCTGCTAGCTAAAGCTGAAGCTGTCTTTGATGAGATGAGAAAAAATGGCCACCCCCCAA GTACAGTTGTATATAATGCTTACATGAATGGGTTACTGAAGGGAACAAACTCACAAAAGGCAGTAGAGATCTTTGAAAGGATGAAGAGAGACCACTGTGAACCATCTACTGAAACTTATACAATGATGATTAACCTATATGGAAAG GCAAATCAGTCCTACATGGCCTTGAAGTTGTTTCATGAAATGAGGAGTCAGAAATGTAAACCGAATATTTGCACATACACTGCTTTGATAAATGCATTTGCTAGAGACGGACTCTGTGAAAAAGCAGAAGAAATATTTGAGCAGCTACAGAAAGCTGGGCATGAGCCCGATGTATACACTTATAATGCCCTCATGGAAGCATATAG TCGTGCAGGTTCTCCTTATGCGGCTGCAGAAATATTTTCACTCATGCAGCATATGGGTTGTGAACCAGATAGAGCTTCATACAATATTATGGTAGATGCATATGGGAGAGCTGGTCTTCATGAGG ATGCACAAGCTGTGTTTGAAGAGATGAAGCAGCTAGGAATAACCCCAACCATGAAATCCCACATGCTGCTGCTCTCTGCCTACTCAAAAGTTGGCAATGTAGCAAAATGCGAAGAAATCGTGAACCAGATGCAGAAATCCGGTCTCCAACCAGATacttttgttttcaacagcatGTTGAACCTCTATGGCCGAATTGGACAGCTAGAAAAAATGGAAGAATTGTTAAAAGTCATGGAAAATGGACCTTTATCTGCTGACATCACCACATACAACATATTGATCAATGCATATGGAAGGGCAGGTTTTTTCGAAAAAATGGAAGAGTTGTTTCAGCTGCTCCCTGTGAAGAAGTTGAAACCAAATGTGATGACTTGGACTTCTAGGCTTGGAGCTTATTCAAGGAAGAAACAGTACAATAGATGTTTGGAAATATTTGAAGAAATGATTGACGATGGTTGTTACCCCGATGGAGGGACTTGTAAAGTACTTCTCAACGCTTGTTCTAGTGAAGACCAGATTGAACAAGCTACTGCTGTCATTAGAGCAGTGCACAAGGAAATGGATACTACATTGCCAGCTTGA
- the LOC131331444 gene encoding tRNA(His) guanylyltransferase 2-like isoform X2, whose protein sequence is MANSKYEYVKSFEEEDEVMLPNLIVVRIKGRNFRRFSDVHKFEKPNDEKALNLMNTCAAAILEEYPDIVFSYGFRDEYSFVFKKKSAFYKRRASKILSVVVSLFSSVYVTKWKDDFPQMELRFPPSFQSRIITCASMVVLQAYLTWRQNDCHVQNQCNTCLWMLIKCGKSEREAQEVLKGTGKQEKNELLFQQFGINYKKLPPMFRQGSCVLRRAKRFKSEGEDIDKYKDGETLVKSPGRNVILVHSGNIASRSFWSEHSGLLKELGSFEEDINKVKPEYVKSFEFERKLLPSTWIMVRIDGRHFHGFSEEHEFEKPNDGQALNLMNSCAVAVMEEFKDVVFSYGVSDEFSFVLKRDSQFHDRHASGIVSVIVSFFSSMYVMKWKGFFPQKELKNPPPSFDGRAVCYPSKEILLDYLAWRQVDCHINNQYNTCFWILVKSGQSKSEAQDYLKDMRFLDLKA, encoded by the exons ATGGCAAACAGCAAATACGAGTACGTGAAATCAttcgaagaagaagatgaagttatgcTGCCTAATTTGATTGTTGTTCGGATCAAGGGCCGCAATTTTCGCAG gTTTTCTGATGTTCACAAGTTTGAGAAACCAAACGATGAGAAAGCTTTGAATTTGATGAACACTTGTGCCGCTGCCATTTTGGAAGAGTATCCAGATATTGTCTTCTCTTACGGATTCAGGGATGAGTACAG ctttgttttcaaaaagaagTCCGCATTTTACAAGAGGCGTGCAAG cAAAATACTCTCGGTCGTTGTATCCCTCTTCTCATCTGTATATGTGACAAAGTGGAAGGATGATTTTCCTCAGATGGAGTTGAGGTTCCCTCCTTCATTTCAATCTCGTATCATAACCTGTGCATCAATGGTGGTTCTTCAAGCATACCTTACATGGAGACAAAACGATT GTCATGTCCAAAACCAGTGTAATACTTGTCTTTGGATGCTGATCAAATGTGGGAAGAGTGAAAGGGAAGCACAAGAAGTTCTGAAG GGAACTGGGaaacaagagaaaaatgagCTGCTTTTCCAACAGTTTGGTATCAACTACAAAAAACTTCCTCCAATGTTCCGCCAAGGGTCATGCGTTCTCAGGAGGGCAAAGAGATTCAAGTCAGAG GGGGAAGATATTGATAAATATAAAGACGGTGAAACTCTTGTTAAAAGTCCTGGGAGGAACGTAATTTTGGTCCATTCAGGAAATATAGCATCAAGAAGCTTCTGGAGTGAGCACTCGGGTCTCCTGAAGGAGCTAGGTAGTTTTgaagaggacatcaacaaagtTAAACCTGAATATGTCAAGTCCTTCGAATTTGAGCGCAAGTTGTTGCCTTCTACTTGGATCATGGTCAGAATTGATGGCCGTCACTTTCACgg ATTTTCTGAAGAGCATGAATTTGAGAAGCCAAACGATGGGCAGGCTTTGAACCTTATGAATTCATGTGCGGTGGCTGTGATGGAAGAGTTCAAGGATGTAGTCTTCTCATATGGTGTCAGTGACGAGTTCAG ctttGTTTTGAAGAGGGATTCCCAGTTCCATGACCGGCATGCCAG TGGCATTGTGTCTGTcattgtatcatttttctcttccatgTATGTAATGAAGTGGAAAGGTTTCTTCCCACAGAAAGAGTTGAAGAACCCTCCTCCAAGTTTTGATGGACGGGCTGTATGTTATCCATCAAAGGAGATTCTTCTAGATTACCTAGCATGGAGACAAGTTGATT GTCACATTAACAATCAGTACAATACTTGTTTCTGGATTCTCGTCAAGTCCGGCCAGAGTAAAAGTGAAGCTCAGGACTACCTAAAG GATATGAGGTTTCTTGACTTAAAAGCATGA
- the LOC131331443 gene encoding pentatricopeptide repeat-containing protein At2g35130-like isoform X1, with protein MLISQSALNYVLVRPRSCKTDFICRANKSDEEPIQKFKRDSLYIDKHGKFQHFNHKKVSRKKGGSLRGQGWKYGSGFVDGIFPVLSPMAQQILKFVQKEEDVNRIHDSLGTLPPTNTTWDDIISGLVQLRLNKDWDQIIVVCEWILHKSSFHPDVICYNLLIDAYGQKSLYQKAESTYLNLLQGRCIPTEDTYALLVKAYCISCLLAKAEAVFDEMRKNGHPPSTVVYNAYMNGLLKGTNSQKAVEIFERMKRDHCEPSTETYTMMINLYGKANQSYMALKLFHEMRSQKCKPNICTYTALINAFARDGLCEKAEEIFEQLQKAGHEPDVYTYNALMEAYSRAGSPYAAAEIFSLMQHMGCEPDRASYNIMVDAYGRAGLHEDAQAVFEEMKQLGITPTMKSHMLLLSAYSKVGNVAKCEEIVNQMQKSGLQPDTFVFNSMLNLYGRIGQLEKMEELLKVMENGPLSADITTYNILINAYGRAGFFEKMEELFQLLPVKKLKPNVMTWTSRLGAYSRKKQYNRCLEIFEEMIDDGCYPDGGTCKVLLNACSSEDQIEQATAVIRAVHKEMDTTLPA; from the exons AT GTTGATTTCTCAATCTGCATTGAATTATGTCTTGGTGAGACCAAGAAGTTGTAAGACTGATTTCATATGTAGAGCAAACAAATCTGATGAGGAACCTATTCAGAAGTTCAAACGCGACAGTCTATATATTGACAAGCATGGCAAATTTCAACACTTCAATCACAAGAAAGTTTCCAGAAAGAAAG GTGGCTCTTTAAGGGGACAAGGGTGGAAATATGGATCTGGATTTGTTGATGGAATTTTTCCAGTGCTGAGCCCAATGGCTCAACAAATTTTGAAGTTTGTGCAGAAGGAAGAGGATGTAAATAGGATACATGATTCTCTTGGAACTCTTCCTCCCACTAACACCACATGGGATGATATCATCAGTGGTTTGGTGCAGCTTCGTTTGAACAAGGACTGGGATCAAATCATAGTG GTCTGTGAATGGATTTTGCATAAGAGTTCCTTCCATCCTGACGTTATCTGCTACAATTTGCTTATTGATGCTTATGGACAGAAGTCACTATATCAGAAGGCAGAATCCACTTATTTGAACCTTCTACAAGGTCGATGTATTCCCACTGAAGATACTTATGCTCTTCTAGTAAAGGCCTACTGCATATCTTGCCTGCTAGCTAAAGCTGAAGCTGTCTTTGATGAGATGAGAAAAAATGGCCACCCCCCAA GTACAGTTGTATATAATGCTTACATGAATGGGTTACTGAAGGGAACAAACTCACAAAAGGCAGTAGAGATCTTTGAAAGGATGAAGAGAGACCACTGTGAACCATCTACTGAAACTTATACAATGATGATTAACCTATATGGAAAG GCAAATCAGTCCTACATGGCCTTGAAGTTGTTTCATGAAATGAGGAGTCAGAAATGTAAACCGAATATTTGCACATACACTGCTTTGATAAATGCATTTGCTAGAGACGGACTCTGTGAAAAAGCAGAAGAAATATTTGAGCAGCTACAGAAAGCTGGGCATGAGCCCGATGTATACACTTATAATGCCCTCATGGAAGCATATAG TCGTGCAGGTTCTCCTTATGCGGCTGCAGAAATATTTTCACTCATGCAGCATATGGGTTGTGAACCAGATAGAGCTTCATACAATATTATGGTAGATGCATATGGGAGAGCTGGTCTTCATGAGG ATGCACAAGCTGTGTTTGAAGAGATGAAGCAGCTAGGAATAACCCCAACCATGAAATCCCACATGCTGCTGCTCTCTGCCTACTCAAAAGTTGGCAATGTAGCAAAATGCGAAGAAATCGTGAACCAGATGCAGAAATCCGGTCTCCAACCAGATacttttgttttcaacagcatGTTGAACCTCTATGGCCGAATTGGACAGCTAGAAAAAATGGAAGAATTGTTAAAAGTCATGGAAAATGGACCTTTATCTGCTGACATCACCACATACAACATATTGATCAATGCATATGGAAGGGCAGGTTTTTTCGAAAAAATGGAAGAGTTGTTTCAGCTGCTCCCTGTGAAGAAGTTGAAACCAAATGTGATGACTTGGACTTCTAGGCTTGGAGCTTATTCAAGGAAGAAACAGTACAATAGATGTTTGGAAATATTTGAAGAAATGATTGACGATGGTTGTTACCCCGATGGAGGGACTTGTAAAGTACTTCTCAACGCTTGTTCTAGTGAAGACCAGATTGAACAAGCTACTGCTGTCATTAGAGCAGTGCACAAGGAAATGGATACTACATTGCCAGCTTGA